GTTATATTTAACCCCTGTATATCCCTCCAAAAAACAGAAAAATTCATGATTTCCTCGAATTTCGATTTTTCTTTTTCTGTTAATTCCATTCCTTACGAACAGTAAGAACTTTGATTCACACTGGCGCGGTCTAGGAGCCGCAAGGACGGAAGAGAGGCAGGGCTTTCGTTGTTTTAAAGTATGCTTACAAGCTGCTTTGTCCGTTACGCAAAGCAACCCAGAGTATGCGCAAGATGAACATCTCACACAAATCTTGTTGCAATTAACAAGGGATATGAACCACGCGGTCAGCACCATGCTGCAAGAAGTATAAGCCGCCGAGGTTAAATATAAGGTACACAAGCCAACGGCACCCGCTTAAGGGTGCCGTTATCCATTTCTAGCTGTTTTTCCCCCTAGGCGCAAATCCTTTGCTGTACTCTTTGAAACTCAGAAAGACGCATAACACAAGGAAGCAGATAAACAAGGTGGCGCCAATATCGCCGTAGATCCCCCGCATATTGCCAACCATCGTACCCGCAACCACTGAGGCAATCGCCCCGGCCAGCGTCAGCCATACCCCTATTCCGTAACCGGATATTCTCATATCGGGCGGCATGCTTTTTTTCTTCCGGACGGCAAGTCCAATAAATAAGCTTCCAAGGAACAGGAACTGTACGCCAAACGATAACGGCAGCAGGCCAAAGGCGTAAAATAACGAGACTTCGTCCGTATTATCGAATGAAATGGCCGCCAGTATCGTAATGACGATTCCCATTGGCAAATTGATATAGTCGAATTTCTTTTTCTTCGTGTAGGACGCAATTCCTGTCAAAATGGCAATGTAAAGCGCAGCATATTTGATCAGCAGGACTGGTACGTATAGCGAGATGAGAAACAAGTCGATCCTATCCAGGAAGTCGGTAATGTGAATCTGCTGCACCAGAATCCAGCCGATGTAGAGCACCCTTGAGGATAGAATCGGGCTAACGACGCTAACTACGCAAAACAGCCAGATCGTTAACATCATTGCGGAGTAAATAACGCCCATTTTCATCGCGATATAGATATCGCGAGGCTTCCTTACATGATGCAGGAAGGATCCGAATATGATCAAATCCGTAAAGGAGCCCAAGGCGAGCACCCCGCCTTTTAAAGGCTGAG
This region of Paenibacillus sp. JDR-2 genomic DNA includes:
- a CDS encoding GerAB/ArcD/ProY family transporter, with amino-acid sequence MQDRMKVTTIQMSMLVGSLLIASNMNTMPTAITMASEQDAWYAYLFPIPYGIFMAYLLWRLMRFNPEKNMYEMMQYSCGKWLGGLLNGILIAYLTLDLISQLRIYSDFFSSSILLRTPQIYILLMTMLLLAYYAGGSMEHLFRTNVVFITLFLSLYAFTPLLLLNEIDMQKLKPFLSGGIAQPLKGGVLALGSFTDLIIFGSFLHHVRKPRDIYIAMKMGVIYSAMMLTIWLFCVVSVVSPILSSRVLYIGWILVQQIHITDFLDRIDLFLISLYVPVLLIKYAALYIAILTGIASYTKKKKFDYINLPMGIVITILAAISFDNTDEVSLFYAFGLLPLSFGVQFLFLGSLFIGLAVRKKKSMPPDMRISGYGIGVWLTLAGAIASVVAGTMVGNMRGIYGDIGATLFICFLVLCVFLSFKEYSKGFAPRGKNS